The segment TGTCCCCGACCGCACCGACGTGCTGCGCGGCGTCTCCGGCCGCGAGGCCGGCGAGCTGCTGCGGCTGACCCGCGACGCGGACGGCGCGGTGGTGCGCATGCACTGGGCCACGTACCGCTTCACCCGCGACCAGCAGAGCTTCGCCGGCGAGTAGCCGCCGCAGGCGGCTCGGGCTGACCGCGACCGGACGCGGAGGGCGAGGCCGCGGGAGCGACGGTCCGGACCACGACGGGCGTCGCGGTAGCTCAAAGTGTCTTGAAATAGAGGGAACCTGCTGTCGCCTCCACCGCCTTTCGGGTGGTGAAGAGGGAGGTACGGCATGTCGGGACGGGTGAAGGACCTGCTGGACCAGGCGGTCGCCGGCATCGAGCCGCGCGATCCGGACCCGGTGGGGGTGGTGATCCGGCGCGGCCGTAACCGGCGTGCCGCCGCGGTGGTCGCCACGGCGGTGGCAATGGTCGCGGTGCTCGCCGGCGGCGCGGTGGCCGGGACGGCGCTGAAGGAGGGGCCACCGCCCGACACGGCGGTCACGAAGGCCGCCCCGAAACCCGCGACCCGCCCGGACCGGCCGCCGGTTCCGCGGCTGGAGAAGGGCCGGATCGCCGCCGGAGACATGAGCGTGGCCGTGCCGGACGGCTGGCAGGTCATGCCGGTCGAGAGCGCGCCGTGCGGGCACCAGCACCAGACGGTGGTATTCGGCGAAGGGGGCAACCCCTGGGGCCCCAGCATCTACTGCGGTACCTCGGAGATCGAGGTCCTGAGCACCTTCAATGTCTTTCCGTCCATCTGGACGATGACCGGAAAGGCCCCTGAAGCGCCCGACGCGTGGCAACAGACGCCCGCCGACCCGTACCGGATGGTGACGCTGGAGGGCGGCGCGGCGGCCTGGCTGCGGACCGACCCCGACGGCGCGTACCGGGTGGTGCTGCCGTGGTCGCGGGTGGAGGTGATGATCCGCGGAGGCGCGGACGTGCGCCAGCGGATCCTGGACTCGCTGGAGACCGGCCGCTGGGCGCCGCGAGCGCTGGTGCTGCCGACGGCGACGGAGTATGCAGGGCTGATCGGACACTTCGGTACAAACGGCCTGAGCCGGGTGGAGGTCGAGGACCCGGCGAAGGTCCGGCGCGCTTTGGAGATCCTCGGCGCGGCGACACCGGTCGCACAGGGCGAGAGCTGTGCGCGCGAGGACCAACCCACCGTGGCGCTCGAGATCGGTAAGTCGCCGGTCAACCCCAACCTGCCGGAGGACATGGGCTCCCTGGTCATCAGCCTCGCGCCCGGCTGCCACGAGGTCGTGTCCGAGGAGGGCGGCCGGGGGCGCCTGGACGTCGACAGCCTGACCGAGCTCGGCGAGCTCTTCCAGGTGGAGCTGCCGTGATTGGGGCGGGAGGGGCGCCGGAGGGCTTCGCGGAGTTCGTCCGGGACCGCTATCCGGCGCTGGTGCGCCACGGCGCGATCCTCACCGGTGATCCCGGCCACGGAGAGGATCTCGCGCAGGAGGCGCTGGTCAAGACGTACCGCGCGTGGCGGCGGCTGCACCCGGACGGCAACCCGGAGGCGTACACCCGGCGGGTGATGGTGCGGGCAGCCTGGCGGGCCGGCCGGCGGCTGTGGCGGCGCGAGGTGCCGACGCACGCGCCGCCCGACCTGGCCGGCACGGACCCGTACGACGGCACCGACACGGCACAGATGGTGTTTCAGGCGCTGCGTTCGCTGCCGGCCCAGCAGCGGGTCGTGCTGGTGCTGCGCTACTGGGCCGGGCTTTCGGAGCAGGAGATCGCGGCTGAGCTGGGCTGCTCGGTGGGCACGGTGAAGAGCCGGGCCAGCCGGGCGGTGGCCGCACTCCGGCGCCTGGACGGGCCGCTCGCCGACGCCTTCGCTCCCGCCGAGGTGCAGTAACATCCCGTTTATCCGGTTCCGACAATCTCCTGCCGAGACCGTCGCCCGGGCGGAAATGGGCGCGGTGGTGAGGGCGTTGAGCCGATACGATGGAGCAGTCACGCACGTCGCGCCACCGGGCGCGGCACTGAGACCGAGAGCAGGTGGCGTTGGCCCAAGGGCCGATCTATGACCACTACATCCCCCACCGAGCAAACCCGCGTGCAGACCAAGATCACGGTTCCTAACTCGCAGATCATGGTGAACCTGCTCGGTGCCGGGGATGAGATTCTCCGGCTCATCGAGCGTTCGCTCGCCAGCGATGTGCACGTGCGCGGCAACGAGATCACCGTTACCGGGATCCCGGCCGACAACGCGCTGGCCGAGCGCCTCTTCACCGAGCTGCTCGAGCTGATCGAGAAGGGCGAAACACTGACCACCGATGCTGTCCGGCGCACCGTCGGCATGCTCGAGCAGGGCACGACCGAGCGGCCCGCCGAGGTCCTCACACTCAACATCCTGTCCCGGCGCGGTCGGACCATCCGTCCGAAGACGCTCGGGCAGAAGCGCTACGTCGATGCGATCGACGGGCACACCATCGTGTTCGGCATCGGCCCGGCGGGCACCGGTAAGACGTACCTGGCGATGGCCAAGGCCGTCCAGGCGCTCCAGGCCAAGCAGGTCAACCGGATCATCCTGACCCGGCCGGCCGTCGAGGCCGGTGAGCGGCTCGGCTTCCTGCCCGGCACGCTCTACGAGAAGATCGATCCGTACCTGCGCCCGCTCTACGACGCGCTGCACGACATGCTCGACCCCGAGTCGATCCCGCGGCTGATGCAGGCCGGCACGATCGAGGTCGCGCCGCTGGCGTACATGCGGGGTCGCACGCTCAACGACGCGTTCATCATCCTCGACGAGGCGCAAAACACGACGCCCGAGCAGATGAAGATGTTCCTGACCCGGCTCGGCTTCGGTTCCAAGATCGTCGTCACGGGTGACATCACGCAGGTCGACCTGCCCGGCGGCACCACGAGCGGCCTCAGGGTCGTGCGCGACATCCTCGAGGGTGTCGAAGACGTGCACTTCGCCCAGCTCGGCAGCTCCGACGTGGTGCGCCACAAGCTGGTCAGCGACATCGTCGACGCCTACGCGCGGTATGACGCGGAGCGCGAGACGCAAAACGGGCAGGGCGTGCACGCCGTGCCCGGCCGTACCGCCGCCCGCGCGGGCCGGCGTCGCTAGTCCGAAGGCTCCTGGGGGAAAGCACGTTGTCCATAGAGATCGCCAACGAGTCCGGCGTCGACGTCGACACCGATGCCGTGATGGCGGTGGCCCGGCACGCGCTCGACGAGATGGGTGTCAACCCGCTCGCCGAGCTTTCGGTCCTGCTCGTCGACGTCGACTACATGACCGAGCTCAACCACCGCTGGATGGGCAGTGACGGCCCGACCGACGTGCTCGCGTTCCCGATGGACGAGGGGAGCGTCGACCACGGTCCCGGCGAGGCCGGCGCGGGCGAGCCCGCGCTGCTCGGCGACATCGTGCTGTGCCCGGAGGTGGCGGCCAAGCAGGCGGCCACCGCCGGCCACTCGCCGGCCGACGAGCTGCACCTGCTGACCGTTCACGGCGCGCTGCACCTCCTCGGCTACGACCACGCCGAGCCGGAGGAGGAGCGGGAGATGTTCGCACTGCAGGCCCGGCTGCTGTCCAGCTGGCGGGCCTCCAGAGTCCAGTGAGCGAGTGAACCAGGTGTTGCTGTGAGTGGGTTAGCGGCCACGGGGGCCGCCGCGGGTGGTGGGTTGCCCGACCTGCAGCTGCTGATCTTCGCGGCCGGCCTCGTGGTGCTGGCCGGCATCGTGGCGATGACCGACGCCGCGCTCGCCGCGGTCTCGCCGGCGCGCGCCGCCGAGCTGGCCCGCGAGGGGGTGCGCGGCGCGCGTGCGTTGCAGATCGTCGCTTCCGACGTGGTCCGCCACCTCAATCTGCTCCTGCTGCTGCGGCTGCTCTGCGAGCTGACCGCGACGACACTTGTCGCCCTGGTCGCGGTCGACACATTCAGCGCCGGGTGGACCGCCGCGCTGGTCACGGCCGGCGCGATGACCGTGGTCAGCTTCGTCGTCGTGGGCGTCGGCCCGCGCACGATCGGGCGCCAGCACGCGTACGCGGTGGGTCGCACCACCGCGCCGCTGGTCCGCTGGCTGGGTCGGGCGCTCGGCCCGCTCGCCTCCCTGCTGATCCTGATCGGCAACATGGTGACGCCCGGCAAGGGCTTCCGCGAGGGCCCGTTCGCCACCCAGATCGAGCTGCGCGAGCTTGTCGACCTTGCCGAGCAGCGGGGTGTGGTGGAGCACGGCGAGCGCCAGATGATCCACTCGGTCTTCGCGCTGGGCGACACGATCGCCCGTGAGGTGATGGTGCCGCGCACCGAGATGGTGTGGATCGAGTCGCACAAGTCGCTGCGGCAGGCCCTCGTGCTCTTCCTCCGCTCGGGCTTCTCCCGCATCCCGGTGATCGGTGAGAGCGTCGACGACGTGCTCGGCGTGCTCTACCTCAAGGACGTGATCCGGCGCACCCAGAGCGGCGACCCGAGCGCCGACGCCACGGCGGTGGCCGAGCTGATGCGCGAGGCGCGCTTCGTGCCGGAGTCAAAGCCGGTCGACGACCTGCTCTCCGAGATGCAGGCGGCGCGCACCCACCTGGTGATCGTCGTCGACGAGTACGGCGGGACCGGCGGCCTTGTCACGATCGAAGACATCCTCGAGGAGATCGTCGGCGAGATCACCGACGAGTACGACGTGGAGCGCCCGCCGGTCGAGCGGCTCGACGACGGCGCCGTCCGGGTGACCGCCCGCCTGCCCGTCGAGGACCTCGGCGAGCTGTTCGGCGTGGAGCTGCCCGACGACGAGGTGGAGACCGTCGGCGGTCTGCTCGCCCAGGCGCTGGGGCGCGTGCCCATCCCGGGCGCGGAGGCT is part of the Phytohabitans houttuyneae genome and harbors:
- a CDS encoding SigE family RNA polymerase sigma factor; the protein is MIGAGGAPEGFAEFVRDRYPALVRHGAILTGDPGHGEDLAQEALVKTYRAWRRLHPDGNPEAYTRRVMVRAAWRAGRRLWRREVPTHAPPDLAGTDPYDGTDTAQMVFQALRSLPAQQRVVLVLRYWAGLSEQEIAAELGCSVGTVKSRASRAVAALRRLDGPLADAFAPAEVQ
- a CDS encoding hemolysin family protein; this encodes MSGLAATGAAAGGGLPDLQLLIFAAGLVVLAGIVAMTDAALAAVSPARAAELAREGVRGARALQIVASDVVRHLNLLLLLRLLCELTATTLVALVAVDTFSAGWTAALVTAGAMTVVSFVVVGVGPRTIGRQHAYAVGRTTAPLVRWLGRALGPLASLLILIGNMVTPGKGFREGPFATQIELRELVDLAEQRGVVEHGERQMIHSVFALGDTIAREVMVPRTEMVWIESHKSLRQALVLFLRSGFSRIPVIGESVDDVLGVLYLKDVIRRTQSGDPSADATAVAELMREARFVPESKPVDDLLSEMQAARTHLVIVVDEYGGTGGLVTIEDILEEIVGEITDEYDVERPPVERLDDGAVRVTARLPVEDLGELFGVELPDDEVETVGGLLAQALGRVPIPGAEATVSGLQMVAEGTTGRRNRIDSVLVRRAAPDDVPAESPEQERQTADA
- a CDS encoding PhoH family protein, with translation MTTTSPTEQTRVQTKITVPNSQIMVNLLGAGDEILRLIERSLASDVHVRGNEITVTGIPADNALAERLFTELLELIEKGETLTTDAVRRTVGMLEQGTTERPAEVLTLNILSRRGRTIRPKTLGQKRYVDAIDGHTIVFGIGPAGTGKTYLAMAKAVQALQAKQVNRIILTRPAVEAGERLGFLPGTLYEKIDPYLRPLYDALHDMLDPESIPRLMQAGTIEVAPLAYMRGRTLNDAFIILDEAQNTTPEQMKMFLTRLGFGSKIVVTGDITQVDLPGGTTSGLRVVRDILEGVEDVHFAQLGSSDVVRHKLVSDIVDAYARYDAERETQNGQGVHAVPGRTAARAGRRR
- the ybeY gene encoding rRNA maturation RNase YbeY — its product is MSIEIANESGVDVDTDAVMAVARHALDEMGVNPLAELSVLLVDVDYMTELNHRWMGSDGPTDVLAFPMDEGSVDHGPGEAGAGEPALLGDIVLCPEVAAKQAATAGHSPADELHLLTVHGALHLLGYDHAEPEEEREMFALQARLLSSWRASRVQ